From a single Marinobacter sp. ANT_B65 genomic region:
- a CDS encoding ABC transporter permease, with the protein MALGVKSRRVLARLLQAVPTIFGILVVCFLLTRALPGDPAAYFAGDMADEASIEQVRKNLGLDQPMPMQFVTYVGDLMQGDLGVAISTGQTVAQELAKRLPASLELTLAALLLSLVIAIPLGVLAATRPNSWVDHLCRFLVTAGVSLPTFFTGLALLYVFYYLLGWAPPPMGRLDMMFLPPETVTGFYTIDSLIAGDWALFKASLAQMALPVITLALFTLAPIARMTRAAMLQTLASDYVRTARAAGLSSRRVLIDYAFRNALLPVVTTLGMVFSFVLGANVLVEKVFAWPGIGSFAVEALVVSDYAAVQGFVLSMALLFVSLNLLIDLAYTLIDPRVSEEE; encoded by the coding sequence GTGGCTCTCGGAGTAAAGTCCAGGCGGGTACTGGCCCGCCTATTACAGGCGGTCCCAACGATCTTCGGTATTCTGGTGGTGTGCTTTCTGCTGACCCGGGCATTGCCCGGGGATCCTGCGGCCTATTTTGCCGGCGACATGGCCGATGAAGCGTCCATTGAACAGGTACGTAAAAACCTGGGGCTGGACCAGCCAATGCCGATGCAGTTCGTCACTTATGTGGGCGATCTGATGCAGGGTGATCTGGGGGTTGCCATTTCAACCGGGCAAACCGTGGCCCAGGAACTCGCAAAACGCTTACCCGCATCCCTGGAACTGACTCTGGCGGCCCTGTTGTTATCACTGGTGATCGCCATTCCACTCGGGGTTCTGGCGGCAACCCGCCCCAACTCCTGGGTAGATCACCTGTGTCGCTTCCTCGTAACGGCCGGTGTCTCATTGCCGACGTTCTTTACAGGTTTGGCATTGCTGTACGTATTCTACTATCTACTCGGCTGGGCCCCACCGCCCATGGGCCGGCTGGATATGATGTTTCTGCCACCGGAAACGGTCACCGGCTTTTATACGATCGACTCACTGATCGCTGGCGACTGGGCTCTGTTCAAGGCTTCCCTTGCTCAAATGGCGCTTCCGGTTATCACCCTTGCGTTGTTTACCCTTGCACCTATCGCCCGAATGACCCGGGCCGCAATGCTGCAGACCCTTGCCAGCGACTATGTCCGCACAGCCCGCGCAGCAGGATTGAGCAGCCGTCGGGTTCTGATTGATTACGCATTCAGGAATGCCCTGTTGCCGGTTGTGACAACACTCGGGATGGTATTTTCGTTCGTGCTCGGCGCCAACGTGCTGGTCGAGAAGGTATTCGCGTGGCCAGGTATTGGCTCCTTCGCTGTAGAGGCTCTGGTGGTATCCGATTACGCCGCCGTTCAGGGATTCGTCCTGTCCATGGCACTTCTGTTCGTATCCCTCAATCTGCTGATCGATCTGGCCTACACGCTGATCGACCCGCGTGTGAGTGAGGAGGAATAA
- a CDS encoding ABC transporter substrate-binding protein, producing the protein MNRRNFLKGATTLSVGASLIPLSQLLPRSALAASNETAVVVIGGTINSLDIHRSGTNRTSYQVAINCYDRLVSFGTKEMPDGSLSYDYNNVQPEMAESWEINEDGTVMTFRIREGATFWDGKPVTAHDVKWSLDRAVSLGGFPTVQMKAGRLESPDQFKALDDRTFQITLPFASKLALPDLATPIPIIINSQVAKANATTEDPWATEYLHRTPAGSGAFKVSRWNAGEQLVYERNDNWACGPLPSYQRVIQREVPAQSTRRALIERGSVTASQDIPNKDAKELASKDGIKVVSTPIENCIYSLCTNMDFEPFKDKRVRQAIAWAIPYEKIFEQAAYGQGMPMWGGTDEVTSIAWPQKSPYELNLEKARELLAQTDYKDGFEVPLSFNLSVADWAEPTALLIQQGLAQIGITATIEKIPGANWRTIALVEKKLPLHLENFGGWLNTPDYYFFWAYIKGNLFNSYNYDNPEMTRLIDETLDMAVTDPAYTPNVTRMIEIAFDDIPRIPLWQPTLNVAFKEGVEGYEYWFHRQMDIRPLKPA; encoded by the coding sequence CGGCGGAACTATCAACAGCCTGGACATTCATCGCAGCGGCACCAACCGAACCAGCTACCAGGTCGCCATTAACTGCTACGACCGTCTGGTCAGCTTTGGCACCAAGGAAATGCCCGACGGTTCTCTGAGCTATGACTACAACAACGTTCAACCGGAAATGGCCGAGTCCTGGGAGATTAACGAGGACGGGACGGTTATGACCTTCAGGATCCGGGAAGGCGCCACTTTTTGGGATGGCAAGCCTGTCACAGCCCACGACGTAAAATGGTCGCTGGATCGTGCAGTCTCTCTGGGTGGCTTCCCGACCGTTCAAATGAAGGCTGGCCGGCTTGAGTCGCCGGATCAGTTCAAGGCCCTGGATGATCGTACCTTCCAGATCACCCTGCCCTTTGCATCCAAGCTGGCGTTACCCGACCTGGCGACACCCATTCCCATCATAATCAACTCACAAGTTGCCAAAGCCAATGCAACCACGGAAGACCCTTGGGCAACAGAGTACCTGCACCGCACTCCTGCGGGATCAGGCGCATTCAAAGTATCCCGATGGAATGCCGGTGAACAGTTGGTTTATGAACGCAATGACAACTGGGCATGCGGCCCTCTTCCCAGCTATCAGCGGGTGATACAGCGTGAGGTTCCGGCACAATCAACCCGACGCGCTCTTATCGAACGGGGAAGCGTGACCGCATCACAGGACATCCCCAATAAAGATGCCAAAGAACTGGCCAGTAAAGACGGTATAAAAGTAGTCAGCACCCCTATTGAGAACTGTATCTACTCACTTTGTACCAATATGGATTTCGAACCGTTTAAAGATAAACGGGTTCGCCAGGCCATTGCCTGGGCTATTCCCTATGAAAAGATTTTTGAGCAGGCCGCCTATGGCCAGGGCATGCCCATGTGGGGAGGCACTGATGAGGTCACCAGTATCGCCTGGCCGCAAAAGTCTCCCTATGAACTGAATCTGGAAAAAGCGCGGGAGTTGCTGGCACAGACAGACTACAAAGATGGCTTCGAAGTCCCGCTGTCTTTTAACCTCTCGGTCGCCGACTGGGCAGAACCAACCGCATTGCTGATTCAACAGGGCCTTGCCCAGATTGGTATCACAGCCACGATAGAAAAAATCCCAGGCGCCAACTGGCGCACCATTGCCCTGGTTGAGAAAAAACTCCCACTGCATCTGGAAAATTTTGGTGGCTGGCTGAACACCCCGGATTACTACTTTTTCTGGGCCTACATCAAAGGCAATCTTTTCAATTCCTACAATTACGACAATCCGGAGATGACCAGACTGATCGACGAAACTCTCGATATGGCCGTCACGGACCCTGCATACACCCCCAATGTGACACGGATGATCGAGATTGCCTTCGACGACATCCCCCGCATTCCTTTGTGGCAACCAACGCTGAACGTGGCCTTCAAGGAAGGTGTTGAAGGTTACGAATACTGGTTCCACCGCCAGATGGATATCCGTCCGCTTAAACCGGCCTGA